cacacacacacacacacacacacacacacacacacacacacacacacacacacacacacacacacacacacacacacacacacacacacacacacacacacacacaaaaagtgtCAAATTAATGTCCTCCATCATACCTCTTtaacagacagactgatagaaaGCCTTGAAAAAAAACATCATGCAATTTCTAACTCTCCAATAGACAAGGCCACCCGTTATTACAAGTCATATCGCCGTTGTCGAGGCAGTATCCATGGTAACAGTCAGTTCTTCAAAACATACTTTCAAGTATGCTCCCACAAAGAATTATCCAGGGTCATACATCCAAACTTATAGGGAGTCATTTTGGGTAAAGAACGGGTTCGGTTGAATAAACCTACAGCTATTTCTTATGGTTCCAATCATGCCGCCTAATGGTTCCAATCGTGGTTCCAATCGTGCTGCCTAATTTTGGattgcataaacaaacagtaaaacAATGAGGTAATCTGTTGTGGCTATTCTGTTTGCTCACATCATTACATAAGACTCTGATGAGGATGACGCTGGACTCAATCACTCTGACGTCGTGCAAGGCATGAGCTGGCCAAACAAGTATTACGATACAGTTCAGATAAACCACTATGCATTGCATCACAATGGATATTTAACAGCAGACTAAACCTTGAGGAACAGGCTTGAAGTTAAAACCTGGGCTGTGATTAACTTTAATACAGAGAAAACCTCGTTGATGAACATTCCATTTACGTCACTCAAAATGTAGCCCTTTTCAAGGACCATCGATTCCTCACCATGAACAAGTGGCTCGCCGCTCCCAACTTCCTGCAGTTCTAAGGCTGAACACATCCCCCTTCCTTACAGTAGCAATAAGGCCTTAGTAATAAATGAATGCAGGCCATACAGTAAGTATTGTCTTTGATCCCATGCCTGTGATGTCATAGCTGGCTTTCAAACCCAGGCTTTCAGTGTGGGTGGTACTTTGTGGATATCTGACACTTAAGGCTCTACTTAAAACGTATTCAGGATCGGTGGGTCACccatgggacggttgagctaacgtaggctaatgtgattagcatgagattgtaagtaaacaagaacatttcccaggacatagacatatctgatattggctgaaagcttaaattcttgttactTCTTTGGGCTAAGGGGCAGTATTCAGAAGTTTGGATGaatgatgtgcccaaagtaaactgcctgttactcaggcccagaagctaggatatgcataacATTGgtggtattggatagaaaacactccaacgtttccaaaactgttaacatAATGTCTGTGAcattaacagaactgatatggcaggcgaaaacccgaggacaatccatccagaattattatttttttcagctCACCTCTGATTACaaatgggaatgggaatgggctGGGAATGGGAATATAAAAGGAAGTCCTCCCAGATTgtagttcctatggcttccactagatgtcaacagtctttaaaaatagtttcaggcttgttatgtttggaagaagttTATTGGGATTCATctgtatgcattttgaacgaggggaaaccggtggattactgAGTCAAGCGCGCCAATGAAACATACTTTTTTgtgatataaagaaggactttatcgatcaaaaggaccatttgttatgtagctgggacccttgtgattgcaaccagatgaagatcttcaaaggtaagtgatttattttatcgctatttctgactttcgtcatgcctctgcttggttggaaaatgtatgtaatgcttttgtgtgcaaggcgctgtcctcagataattgcatggtgtgctttcgtcgtaagcgtttttgaaatctgacaaagcggctggattaacaagaagttaagcttctaaatgatgtatgacacttgtattttcatgaatgtttaatattacgatttctgtaacttgaatttggcgctctgcaatttcaccggatgttgtgaTCCGTAAGAATTTCATCTaattgcactgtccaatttacagtagccattacagtgaaataataccatgctattgtttgaggagagtgcacagttttgaccttgaaaagttattaaaacttcttgatgcacccatcccgttagcgggatcattttcgtcaacatccgctgaattgcagagcgctaaattcaaattaaattactaaaaatacttaattttcatgaaatcacaagtgcaatatagcactTGTGATCCACCtggtgtgtcagatttttaaaaagcttTTCAGCGAAAACataacaagcgtttatgtaaggacatctctctcagcagaccaAACAttaaacagctagcagcaaagtagattggacacgaaagtcagaaaagcaataaaaatgaattgcttacctttgatgatcttcagatgtttgcactcacgagactcccagttacacaataaatgttccttttgttccataaagattaattttatatccaaaatacctccatttggttggagcattatgttcagaaatccacaggctcgagcggtcacaacatggcagacaaattccaaatagtatctgtaaagtacgtggaaacatgtcaaacgtttttataatcaatccttaggttgtttttacaatatataatcgataatatttcaaccagactgtagcttcttcaataggagagagaaaatgtcttcTCCACTTTGTTGgcgcatgcaaaacgctgctggcacccagccatccaatgacgcgatgtgatctttctcgctcatttttcaaaataaaagcctgaaactatgtttaaagactgttcacaccatgtggaagccataggaaaaggaatatggttgatatccctttaaatagaggataggcatgcaatggaacagggagatttgtttctcttagacacttcctggttggattttcctcaggttttcgcctgcaatatcagttctgttattcccacagacaatattttgacagttttggaaactttagagtgttttctatcctaatctgacaagtatatgcatattctagattctgggcctgagaaataggcagtttcatttgggtacgttttcatccaaacatcaaaatactgccccctacactcaagaggttaATAAAcatattaggcacatttgggcagtcttgatacaacattttgaacataaatacaatggttcattgaatcagtctaaaactttgcacatacaatgccaaaatctaaattgcacctgggttggaataatacattatggccttcaAAATGTTTTCAAATGGTATTAAGactatgcatatccttgcttcagggcctgagctacaggcagttagatttgggtatgtaattttaggtgAAAACtgggcggatccttaagaggttttaagcaAAACCAGTGACTAGTGTTTCAAGGTAGGCCAAAAAGCAGGAGAACATTTTGTTCAACATGTCAGCAACATATTCTGTCCTTGAGCAAAAACTGGTCAGGATAAAAGACATGAGTGGGGTGAGGATGTAACTGGGCAGGATTAAAGACATGGGTGGTGTGAGGAGGTCACTGGGCAGGATAAAAGACAtgggtggtgtggtgtgaggaGGTCACGGGGCAGGATAAAAGACATGGGTGGTGTGAGGAGGTCACGGGGCAGGATAAAAAGACATGGGTGGGGTGAGGATGTAACTGGGAAGGATAAAAGACATGGGTGGTGTGAGGAGGTCACGGGGCAGGATAAAAGACATGGGTGGGGTGAGGATGTAACTGGGCAGGATAAAAGACATGGGTGGGGTGAGGATGTAACTGGGCAGGATAAAAGACATGGGTGGTGTGAGGAGGTCACGGGGCAGGATAAAAGACATGGGTGGGGTGAGGATGTAACTGGGCAGGATAAAAGACATGGGTGGTGTGAGGAGGTCACTGGGCAGGATAAAAGACatgggtggtggtggggtgagGAGGTCACTGGGCAGGATAAAAGACATGGGTGGTGTGAGGAGGTCACTGGGCAGGATAAAAGACATGGGTGGGGTGAGGAGGTCACTGGGCAGGATAAAACAcgggtggtgtggtgtgaggaGGTCACTGGGCAGGATAAAAGACatgggtggtggtggggtgagGAGGTCACTGGGCAGGATAAAAGACATGGGTGGTGTGAGGAGGTCACTGGGCAGGATAAAATACATGGGTGGGGTGAGGATGTAACTGGGCAGGATAAAAGACATGGGTGGTGTGAGGAGGTCACTGGGCAGGATAAAATACATGGGTGGTGTGAGGTCACTGGGCAGGATAAAAGACATGGGTGGTGTGAGGAGGTCAGTGGGCAGGATAAAACACATGGgtggggtgtggaggagaggaagaggttcGTGAAGGTTGTTTACACAACTCTGTCCTTGATCTATGCCTTGGAACAAAAATATTCATTTTCAATGATATCAACTGTGAGAGTTTCTCTTTTGTGAATAATATTGTAAACCCCACCAAAGTACAGGCTTTCATCGACTGCTACACCATAGCCTTGAGGAAAAAGCCTGAGGAAAAACAGCCTGCCTTGATATCATTTTCCAAACAGGCCAGCGTATCAATCATCTTTCATATTCTCCTCTAAGAGAGGATGACATCAGTGTTCCCTTCAAGACGCCTGTGTTGTTCTGTCACATCTGGTTCTGTCAAGCCTAATGCTGTGAGTGACCCTGAACTTCAGGACTTTCATGATAGTTCTTCATTTGTGCTTTTGATTACAACCTTTTGTTCCCAGAGAGTGACCCAGACAGTCAGACATTCACTGACGGCCACCCTATAACGCAGGACAGTAAGATATCTTTATTCTCTTTGAACTCAGGTCTACCTTCCAAATGAGGGCCTTACAATGAGAATAAGGATGACATTGACGGTGTCTAGACAGGAACCTTGCCTGCAGACGTGGCAACAAACCCATTGCCTATGAAATGTCAGAGTACACAGCCGCACAAAGTTTCGCCTCTGGAATCCAATTGATATTTGAAGGAAGAAGATGCTCCGTCTCAGAGATAATTACCTGGTATTGAGTTCTGGTGCGCAGGTATTCTTCAGTTGTTGTTAAGTTATTACGTGGAAGATGCCACAGAGTCAGGGTCAAGGTGCGTCTCGGTGGTGCGGATCAGGTGCGTTTTCCATTATCGAAGCCTGAGGTCACTAATTGAGGTCTGAAAGCTTGTAAGACCTGATGCAGTGACCTAACAAACAAGCAGAAATGTAGCACCACTCAGATATTGTCACATTGCCCAGAATTTCATTTAACATGTGGCAACAAGTCTTCTAGAAGGGGACAATTCCTTGTATTGGTCTCTTCTCTTTCAGGGGATTTGGAATACCTTCCCACACAAGGCCATAACTATTCACACAAGGCcacagagagggagtgaaagacagagagagagaaagaaagagaaagcgagaaaacacacttttttttcaaataaaaaaactgaaccCCCACCCAAAATACCTTATttcacataattattcagaccctttgctatgagactcaaaattaagctcaggtgcatcctgttttcattgatcatccttgagatgtttctataacttgattacagtccacctgtggtaaattcaattgattggacatgatttgaaaaggcacacacctgtctatataaggtcccacagttgacagtgcatgtcagagcattaaccaagccatgaggtagaaggaattgtccatagagctccgagacagggttgtgtcaaggcacagatctggggaaggatactaAACATTTCTGCTCTATTGAAGGTCCTCAACAACACAGTGGCgtccatcattcataaatggaagtttggacacaccaagactcttcctagagctgtccgcccagtcaaactgagcaatagggagAAGGGGTGACCAAGAACTGCTCTGACAGAgctcagagttcctctgtggagatgggagaaccttccaaaggacaaccatctctgcagcactccaccaatcaggcatttatggtagagtgaccagacagaagccactcctcagtaataggcacatgacagccagcttgtagtttgcaaaaaggcacctaaaagactctcagaacACGAGAAAcaagtctgatgaaaccaagtctgatgagtctgatgaaaccaagattgaactctttggcttgaatgccaagcgtcacgtctggaggaaacctggcaccattcctacggtgaagcatggtggtggtggcagcatcacccTGTGGGGACATTTTTCAGTGGTAGGgactggagactagtcaggatttagggagagatgaacagagcaaagtacagagagatccttgatgaaaacctgctacagagccctcaggacctcagactggggcaaaggttcaccttccaacaggacaacaaccctaagcacacagccaagacactacaggagtggctttgggacaaatctctgaatgtccttgagtggccaagccagagcccagacttgaactcaatcaaaaatctctggagagacctgtgaatgtaatcaattttaaggctgtaacataccaacatttggaaaaagtcaaggggtctgaatactttccgaaagcaccaTATATCCTAATTAATTGGAAAATCTAATTCAGGGTGTCTTTTGCATAATCCAGAAATTGGCTATTGTACTGTATAAAACCACTTTGGACTTTGGTGGCAACTGGCTGTCTGGCGGCAACTGGCTGTCTGGCTCCCTCTAGTCGTGCGCCTGTGAAGAACTGGGTGGGCGGTGTCGTCGAATATTTAAAAAGTCTAAACAAGTTGTCAATGAGGAGGAAGGAAATATAAAACCTCACCTTCCACGTCGCCAGGGTTGTATTCGCCAGCTATCAACAGAAGGACAGGATGGCTTGCTCTGACAGCTGCCAGTGCCTCGGCGAAAGGGGACAAAGAAGCATCCTTTACAGCATTTTGAAAAACGACAACCAACCGAATCAGCATTCACAGGGGCGGGCGAGGTTAGCGGTCCCGCAACAGCAGCCTTGTTCGTGTGGATCTAAGAAGAATGTGGTTCTCCTTTCTCCCCAGACAACGTGTAAAGCAGCGTCCGTAGCGCTTTTAAAAACGCTGAAGTTTGTTAAAAATGTACTTTGTTTTCGGAAACTTCCAGCGGAGGACCAGTTACAGCTCGTGCGCAACAGCTGGGCTCAGCTGCTCGTTTTGGGCATGGCGCAGGACTTGATCGACTTCGAGACCATGGAGACGCCAGAACTCAGTATGTTACAGAACATACTAACCAGCGGACAAGGAAGACAGGAGACCGCGCACGGGCGCAGTGGCCAAGGCGTTACTCTCACTGATGTCCAAGGAATAAACATGTTTTTGAATAAATGTTGGGGACTGGACATCAGCACCAAAGAATATGCATATTTAAAGGGAGCCATTCTCTTCAATCCAGGTTTGATAAAGAAATGGTTTTATGGTGTATTTACTcgttttattattattagcaagtctattattatcattatagtTGTTTTTGCTATTATTTTTTAGAATAATAATGATCATCATTATAATTATAATTGTTTTTATaattattgtcattattattagtagtctattattattattttatgaaTGGGCTATTATTAACTATGCGACTATTTATGACTCGTTTGAGTTCACCTTAATAGTTCCTGATTTGAACTTCCATTTTATTCTCTCCTTAGACATTGCAGAGCTCCGGTGTCAAAGCTACATTCAGGCACTGCAGAGCGAAGCGCATCAAGCCCTTAGTGAATATGTGAAAGTCACTCACCGAAGAGACTCTACAAGGTTCACTAAACTATTCATCGCGCTCTCCATGCTACGGTCCATCAATGCAAACGTCGTGGCTGGACTTTTCTTCAAACCTGTCATTGGCACGGTCAGCATGAATGAACTTCTGCTCGAGATGTTTTACGGAAAATAGACTGAATAAACTGGTTAAAGA
The window above is part of the Oncorhynchus gorbuscha isolate QuinsamMale2020 ecotype Even-year linkage group LG21, OgorEven_v1.0, whole genome shotgun sequence genome. Proteins encoded here:
- the LOC124008704 gene encoding nuclear receptor subfamily 0 group B member 1-like, whose protein sequence is MACSDSCQCLGERGQRSILYSILKNDNQPNQHSQGRARLAVPQQQPCSCGSKKNVVLLSPQTTCKAASVALLKTLKFVKNVLCFRKLPAEDQLQLVRNSWAQLLVLGMAQDLIDFETMETPELSMLQNILTSGQGRQETAHGRSGQGVTLTDVQGINMFLNKCWGLDISTKEYAYLKGAILFNPDIAELRCQSYIQALQSEAHQALSEYVKVTHRRDSTRFTKLFIALSMLRSINANVVAGLFFKPVIGTVSMNELLLEMFYGK